In the genome of Apodemus sylvaticus chromosome 2, mApoSyl1.1, whole genome shotgun sequence, one region contains:
- the Ggct gene encoding gamma-glutamylcyclotransferase isoform X1, whose product MASSDCEGHAGQEGDTFLYFAYGSNLLTERIHLRNPSAVFCCVARLQDFKLDFGNFQGKMSERWHGGIATIFQSPGDEVWGVVWKMNKSNLSSLDEQEGVKSGVYVVIEIKVSTQEGKEITCRSYLMTNYEQAPPSPQYKKVICMGAKENGLPQEYQEKLNAIEPNDYKGKISDEMEDIIKKGESKLS is encoded by the exons ATGGCGAGCTCCGACTGTGAGGGCCATGCGGGCCAGGAGGGGGACACGTTCCTGTACTTCGCCTATGGCAGCAATCTGCTGACCGAGAGGATCCACCTGCGAAACCCCTCCGCCGTGTTCTGCTGCGTGGCGCGCCTGCAG GACTTTAAGCTCGACTTCGGCAATTTCCAAGGCAAAATGAGTGAGAGGTGGCACGGAGGTATAGCTACCATTTTTCAAAGTCCTGGCGATGAAGTGTGGGGAGTAGTatggaaaatgaacaaaagcaatttaagttCTCTGGATGA GCAAGAAGGAGTAAAAAGTGGAGTATATGTTGTAATAGAAATTAAAGTTTCAACTcaagaagggaaggaaataaCCTGCCGGAGTTACCTGATGACGAATTATGAGCAAGCGCCTCCATCACCGCAGTATAAGAAG GTTATCTGCATGGGTGCGAAGGAAAATGGTTTGCCACAGGAATATCAAGAAAAGTTAAACGCAATAGAACCAAATGACTATAAAGGAAAGATCTCAGATGAAATGGAAGACATCATCAAAAAGGGAGAGTCAAAACTGTCCTAG
- the Ggct gene encoding gamma-glutamylcyclotransferase isoform X2 — protein MASSDCEGHAGQEGDTFLYFAYGSNLLTERIHLRNPSAVFCCVARLQDFKLDFGNFQGKMSERWHGGIATIFQSPGDEVWGVVWKMNKSNLSSLDELSAWVRRKMVCHRNIKKS, from the exons ATGGCGAGCTCCGACTGTGAGGGCCATGCGGGCCAGGAGGGGGACACGTTCCTGTACTTCGCCTATGGCAGCAATCTGCTGACCGAGAGGATCCACCTGCGAAACCCCTCCGCCGTGTTCTGCTGCGTGGCGCGCCTGCAG GACTTTAAGCTCGACTTCGGCAATTTCCAAGGCAAAATGAGTGAGAGGTGGCACGGAGGTATAGCTACCATTTTTCAAAGTCCTGGCGATGAAGTGTGGGGAGTAGTatggaaaatgaacaaaagcaatttaagttCTCTGGATGA GTTATCTGCATGGGTGCGAAGGAAAATGGTTTGCCACAGGAATATCAAGAAAAGTTAA